The Huiozyma naganishii CBS 8797 chromosome 1, complete genome genome window below encodes:
- the RRN5 gene encoding Rrn5p (similar to Saccharomyces cerevisiae RRN5 (YLR141W); ancestral locus Anc_8.347), whose translation MGLRKKLDVFNMHAGVPVNDLTTQYIKLYNREVKQFYQVDQFVDYEIRGSRIHVDSHVRYLEKRYLRQENLLGEEMGVYWSGKDKRKFFKLLERYSIHRLDDWWHCIGNKSKIEVLQYYDLLRRNVRLLKDGRFKKLLRRSEIPIAYEVSEQFIELEELMAERLMTREDAGAVCPLDHSDSGLVKFDDWNAKWLKVYRRSQFEDGNLVKTPLPFSLESVQFIEGLVVQYVKRLLHFCVLPNINDCEVGKSDLLAYLSDRHARRKWSFPTTITREHIDRGLTIMRHEDIPVYTPGGNTLETLHKFGLVPEPLAGNVFRNRAIRDSLLPEILSASVKFNDSVTAKACSDELTGGAPTSTIEQPLDEDRAHYRTGTTTESLFIKKMAKLDASVTQNEPHSDEDDPVSFTIVKRDGTPDVDATQRLDNATELSLYDWEAGQMDHADMVHSSKHESTLFHYFMHIAAAKSKRKRKGNGKNKNKRGTHCVPLAAAQTGTPSATHDRNPPIQLSQTLHDWFLRSDG comes from the coding sequence ATGGGGCTACGGAAGAAGCTGGATGTGTTTAATATGCACGCGGGGGTCCCCGTGAACGATTTGACGACGCAGTACATCAAACTGTACAACCGAGAGGTGAAACAGTTCTACCAGGTGGATCAATTTGTGGACTACGAGATCCGCGGGTCGCGGATCCACGTTGACTCGCACGTTAGGTATCTTGAGAAGCGGTATTTGAGGCAGGAGAATCTCCTGGGGGAGGAGATGGGGGTCTACTGGTCTGGTAAGGACAAGAGGAAGTTCTTCAAGCTGCTGGAGCGGTACTCGATCCACCGGCTGGACGACTGGTGGCATTGTATAGGCAACAAGAGTAAGATAGAGGTGTTGCAGTACTATGACCTATTGCGACGCAACGTACggttgttgaaggacggccgtttcaagaaacttctgAGGCGGAGCGAGATTCCAATTGCGTACGAAGTCAGCGAACAGTTTATCGAGCTTGAGGAATTGATGGCCGAACGGTTGATGACCCGAGAGGATGCAGGGGCGGTGTGCCCCCTGGATCACAGCGATAGTGGGCTTGTCAAGTTTGACGACTGGAATGCAAAATGGTTGAAAGTTTACCGCCGGAGTCAATTCGAGGACGGTAACCTCGTGAAGACGCCACTACCCTTCAGCCTAGAGAGTGTTCAATTTATTGAGGGACTTGTAGTGCAGTACGTGAAGCGATTGTTGCATTTCTGCGTGCTCCCCAATATCAATGACTGCGAGGTGGGCAAGTCGGACTTGCTGGCGTACCTTTCCGACCGGCACGCGAGGAGGAAGTGGTCGTTCCCCACGACGATAACGAGGGAACACATTGACCGCGGGCTCACTATAATGCGACACGAGGACATCCCCGTGTACACACCCGGTGGGAACACACTGGAGACGTTACATAAATTCGGGCTGGTCCCCGAGCCCCTTGCGGGCAACGTGTTCCGGAATAGAGCCATCAGGGACTCGCTTCTGCCGGAGATCCTCTCCGCTAGCGTCAAATTCAACGACAGCGTCACTGCGAAGGCGTGTTCCGACGAGCTAACAGGTGGGGCCCCGACCTCTACGATAGAACAGCCTCTGGACGAGGATCGGGCACACTACCGGACAGGCACCACCACTGAGAGTCTCtttatcaagaagatggCCAAACTGGATGCATCTGTTACACAAAACGAACCACACTCGGATGAGGACGATCCCGTATCCTTTACTATTGTGAAGCGGGACGGAACACCGGATGTCGACGCCACGCAACGTCTAGATAACGCCACAGAGCTGTCGCTCTACGACTGGGAAGCAGGCCAGATGGACCACGCGGACATGGTCCACTCAAGCAAACACGAGAGCACGCTCTTCCACTACTTCATGCATATAGCGGCCGCCAAGAGCAAACGCAAACGTAAGGGCAACGGCAAGAACAAGAATAAGCGGGGCACGCACTGCGTCCCTCTTGCAGCAGCCCAGACGGGCACACCCTCCGCCACGCACGACCGCAACCCGCCCATACAGCTGTCCCAGACACTACACGACTGGTTCCTGCGCTCAGACGGCTGA
- the DPH6 gene encoding diphthine--ammonia ligase (similar to Saccharomyces cerevisiae YLR143W; ancestral locus Anc_8.349), which translates to MKFVALISGGKDSCYNILHCLKQGHELAALGNLYPESRVQELDSFMFQTIGFDIVQFYERCCGVPLFTHTISLGGSKNVSMNYIKTKDDEIEDLYQLLSKVKTAIPTLEAVSVGAILSSYQRNRVENVCIRLGLQVLSYLWQRDQGELMDEMCSMSRDVLEEGYCGKLDARLIKVAAIGLDESHLLKSLPQINPVMKKLNKMYDVNICGEGGEFETMVFDAPFFKNGFLKIVNSKNTTEDNGGVCNALIKVEFTERKLPDTFLQNELQRLPQPLLFDEKWSALLQCVEQMDVCKSVEKEKLSPSPRSQTVDSCNVADAGGLLFISNITSRKVGEDTTIEEQTRDIFAQVDDILSAKQLYPSQTISSSLILSDMTTFARVNHIYNSWFSTEKWGSLPPSRACVGSSALPSGILLQLSLVIDQTRDTVVDADNGAKINQNKDGLHVQGISYWAPCNIGPYSQATWLESDQDNRVARISGQIALIPSSMELLRMDKAAEQSVLALRHFDSVKSAIDSKRQLSMICFVTKSEMIDIVRKTWSLYCSEMGYESELWTNKPDDDETCLIVVKVSQLPRSALCEWSGICCKNTEAFHADEEDEEEDEEKSETKLSGSFAQLNLNATSMHNILVQRGRRNNCNFITGFTNVEEDLVKMLDGAEGSHIVLYYNPSSISVEKVAEYHNVELYPVQNIYSVQGQPFKYAFHVEQY; encoded by the coding sequence ATGAAATTTGTAGCACTGATATCAGGGGGGAAAGATTCATGCTACAATATCCTCCATTGCTTGAAGCAGGGACATGAGCTTGCAGCACTGGGCAACTTATACCCAGAGTCGCGAGTCCAGGAATTGGATTCATTTATGTTCCAGACCATAGGGTTCGATATCGTGCAATTCTATGAACGGTGTTGTGGGGTTCCGTTGTTCACACACACTATTTCCTTGGGAGGCTCCAAGAACGTGTCCATGAACTACATCAAGACAAAAGACGATGAAATCGAAGATCTGTACCAGTTGCTGTCAAAGGTCAAAACGGCAATCCCAACACTGGAGGCAGTCAGTGTCGGCGCAATACTGTCCTCCTACCAGAGGAACAGAGTTGAAAATGTTTGCATTAGACTAGGGTTACAGGTGCTGTCGTATCTGTGGCAAAGGGATCAAGGCGAGTTGATGGATGAAATGTGCTCCATGTCCAGAGATGTGCTAGAGGAGGGATACTGCGGGAAACTGGATGCGCGGTTGATCAAAGTCGCCGCAATTGGGTTAGATGAATCCCATCTGCTGAAATCACTGCCCCAGATAAACCCAGTcatgaagaaactgaatAAGATGTACGATGTCAATATATGCGGCGAGGGAGGGGAGTTCGAGACCATGGTGTTCGATGcacctttcttcaaaaatggatTCTTGAAGATAGTGAATTCCAAAAATACGACAGAGGACAACGGTGGTGTTTGCAATGCCTTAATAAAGGTAGAATTCACGGAAAGAAAGTTACCAGATACTTTCCTACAAAACGAATTACAGAGGCTGCCCCAACCGTTGTTATTTGATGAGAAATGGTCAGCTCTATTGCAATGTGTTGAGCAGATGGATGTGTGCAAGTCGGTCGAAAAAGAGAAGCTGTCGCCCTCACCCCGCTCACAAACGGTAGATTCATGTAACGTCGCCGATGCGGGGGGTCTCCTGTTTATTTCGAACATTACGTCCCGAAAAGTTGGTGAAGACACGACAATTGAAGAGCAAACGAGGGACATTTTTGCTCAAGTagatgatatcttatcagCCAAACAACTGTACCCATCACAAAcgatctcctcctctttgataCTTTCAGATATGACCACTTTTGCTCGGGTCAACCACATTTATAATAGTTGGTTCAGTACGGAAAAGTGGGGATCACTACCACCGTCGCGAGCCTGTGTCGGATCTTCCGCATTACCATCTGGCATACTACTACAACTTTCTCTGGTCATCGACCAAACGCGCGACACTGTCGTCGATGCGGACAACGGTGCCAAAATCAACCAGAACAAAGACGGGCTACATGTCCAAGGCATTTCATATTGGGCACCTTGTAATATTGGTCCCTATTCGCAAGCTACATGGCTGGAGTCCGACCAGGATAATAGGGTGGCAAGAATCAGTGGGCAAATTGCATTGATACCTTCAAGCATGGAGTTACTCCGAATGGACAAGGCTGCCGAACAATCTGTTCTTGCTTTACGCCACTTTGATAGCGTAAAATCAGCCATAGATTCCAAAAGACAACTGTCAATGATTTGCTTTGTCACCAAGAGCGAGATGATAGACATTGTTAGAAAGACGTGGTCTCTGTATTGCTCTGAAATGGGCTACGAATCCGAACTTTGGACCAACAAGCCGGATGATGACGAAACTTGTTTAATCGTCGTTAAAGTATCCCAGTTACCAAGAAGCGCTCTATGCGAGTGGTCTGGTATTTGCTGTAAGAACACAGAAGCTTTCCATGctgacgaggaggacgaagaggaggacgaagaaaagagcGAGACTAAACTAAGTGGCAGCTTTGCACAACTCAATCTAAATGCAACGAGTATGCACAATATCCTGGTGCAAAGGGGGAGACGAAACAACTGTAATTTCATAACAGGGTTCACAAACGTGGAGGAAGATTTGGTGAAGATGCTGGATGGTGCGGAGGGTTCTCATATTGTACTGTACTATAACCCATCGTCCATTTCCGTCGAGAAAGTAGCAGAATACCACAATGTGGAACTATACCCGGTTCAGAACATTTATAGTGTCCAGGGACAACCATTCAAGTATGCATTTCACGTAGAACAGTATTAA
- the SLS1 gene encoding Sls1p (similar to Saccharomyces cerevisiae SLS1 (YLR139C); ancestral locus Anc_8.346) has product MLLLRLVPAERVVPRGVTALRRCCYSTTSGKKIKPEKPNIVVLNPKQAGIAARNRDPRKLPHSSHHLSILQGVDLGADNSKTSVHRRQPSRDGDAATEENADYLSLLNFQSKITPEQIVSSIDSLKPPQTSVSNATVQSLTQNLYDSYTAKQLQYFLKSKDPNMQRSRLNKGIMINKILLQIWGLKIMDSLTTTKFRQIKMSRRSAKLLILTQNGKILQNLIRLNKNLLIQLNFSTNDLNIWCDDESLIRFIEISISQILRNVVITSWDLGTLTPDLMALITKTCAVDIDLATNECAAFGWKRINLAKRLFKWVQAASLEKKVMFENERIQKWTSENREVHTESFFFNDIGSLNWFRRNYNDWTRLQEVAPFTETEKTPSAESFVDDEKINELHDFLYSKRTPPTAAPFELVNDASQSPTHHSLISVSLGQLLTRSKTAETFFLPRVPHLVSKLMKLPLYDDFKTKDAMFTVEQHDYYLQLQFAPAIENPDLPPLEIWLELDDNDDIILESAQCLVQEQKSNYLIQTPELCHDYKVSMETVSNVSLETQNMVKTYLKNLKFTSLNHFKCSHQLSVAAPDGKNAIYDYLAVNYHRIIKLRYMDKYVVQFSDINGGSLGGRYSQVHFVCDENPTRDQFSTFIKDVFKFN; this is encoded by the coding sequence ATGTTACTTCTAAGATTGGTCCCAGCGGAGAGGGTCGTCCCGCGAGGGGTCACTGCCCTGCGGCGCTGCTGCTATTCTACGACTTCCgggaagaaaataaaaccAGAGAAACCGAACATCGTCGTGCTGAACCCGAAGCAGGCTGGGATTGCTGCAAGGAATAGAGACCCGCGGAAACTTCCCCATAGCAGTCATCATCTTTCAATACTACAAGGCGTTGACTTGGGCGCCGACAATTCGAAGACCAGCGTTCATCGCAGACAACCGTCTAGGGACGGCGACGCAGCTACCGAGGAAAATGCGGACTACTTGTCGCTGCTAAACTTCCAGTCGAAGATCACCCCTGAGCAAATAGTGTCGTCGATAgactctttgaaaccaCCACAGACCTCTGTGTCAAATGCCACGGTCCAATCCCTGACACAGAACTTGTACGACTCATATACAGCCAAACAACTGCAatatttcttgaagtccAAGGATCCGAACATGCAACGCTCGCGACTGAACAAGGGCATCATGATCAACAAGATACTTCTCCAGATATGGGGTCTCAAGATAATGGACTCATTAACCACAACGAAATTTAGACAGATAAAGATGTCGCGCAGGTCTGCAAAATTATTGATCCTAACCCAAAATGGGAAGATCCTACAAAATCTGATCCGTTTGAATAAAAACCTCCTGATACAGCTTAACTTCTCCACCAACGACCTGAATATATGGTGTGATGACGAGTCATTGATCAGGTTTATCGAGATTTCCATTTCGCAGATTTTAAGAAACGTCGTGATCACCTCCTGGGATTTGGGCACTTTGACACCAGATTTGATGGCTCTGATAACTAAAACATGCGCCGTAGATATCGATCTAGCAACAAACGAGTGTGCCGCTTTTGGATGGAAAAGAATTAATTTGGCCAAAAGACTGTTTAAGTGGGTACAAGCCGCCTCGCtggaaaagaaggtgaTGTTCGAAAACGAGCGAATACAGAAGTGGACCAGCGAAAACAGGGAAGTCCACACAGaatccttcttcttcaatgaTATCGGGAGTTTAAATTGGTTTCGAAGAAACTATAACGACTGGACGCGGCTGCAAGAAGTTGCACCCTTTACCGAGACAGAGAAGACACCTTCAGCAGAGTCTTTTGTagatgatgaaaagatCAATGAGCTCCACGACTTCTTGTACTCCAAGAGAACTCCGCCAACTGCGGCGCCCTTCGAGCTTGTGAATGATGCTTCTCAATCACCAACTCATCACTCTTTAATTAGTGTATCTCTTGGTCAACTATTGACGCGGTCAAAAACCGCagaaaccttttttttgccgAGGGTACCTCACCTGGTATCAAAACTGATGAAGCTGCCACTCTACGACGACTTTAAGACCAAAGATGCTATGTTCACGGTCGAGCAACATGACTACTATCTGCAATTGCAGTTTGCCCCTGCCATTGAAAATCCAGATCTGCCCCCTCTTGAAATATGGTTGGAACTAGATGATAATGATGACATCATCTTGGAGTCCGCACAATGTCTagttcaagaacaaaaatcGAATTACCTGATACAAACACCAGAACTGTGCCACGATTATAAGGTAAGCATGGAAACCGTCTCTAATGTATCATTGGAAACACAAAATATGGTTAAGACGTATCTGAAGAACCTGAAATTTACCTCTCTAAACCACTTCAAGTGCTCACATCAACTCTCCGTGGCTGCACCGGATGGAAAGAATGCAATTTACGACTATTTAGCCGTAAACTATCACAGAATTATAAAACTAAGGTATATGGACAAATACGTTGTTCAGTTCTCTGATATCAATGGTGGCTCCCTAGGGGGTAGATACTCTCAAGTCCATTTTGTTTGTGATGAGAACCCAACGAGGGACCAATTTTCAACATTCATAAAAGAtgtcttcaaattcaactAA
- the KNAG0A02860 gene encoding uncharacterized protein (ancestral locus Anc_8.350) — MSQDDTEYLQEARKLFKFTELVIQKHKKTDLLKHSQPFRRAQIENVLRTKYRGYMRQVHQVVDPSTSKADVLLYSGRKDLVPWESKAIRSIRKDISFDRKYYEMNETDCTTEDCKIALDEYCTNILSSTESLLNTLNNLTNAPKAESLQVTESEIAPANINEIEIPKGPRGTPLQRSSTDVLSKVPTSTCTQQKTNGNTAEAGTDLELLGNNGTFPNSATEEMKNMAEPRKDSKLFPTGPRKSADSSEHQPHMAANVANCPITENSDRIKDRYTAEAGNVMKTKQRSVIAPSPMQSNEINPVEVENPATESNEINPVEMKNPATESNEINPVEVKNPATESYADVKVPKAVSVANKATSPSSNNVKTTEKDNGASTNIANNPKETKKDIKFLEDGLLLCRRGTMTELLRSILSENSSKTNRKEKSSGNPTVPETHPSTDHAAIASTNTVNSQVCNGRDVQLTTNSNKKRGLSTPKEIKLTKKMKSARTQENMVESVKNSTTTLTTLLGKPDIEQDIMQVPKNIVNMSKPSFGTPPPPPPSYSNNKKLISPGRLQSLIDTKDRMMECHDLKSDLIMISNSGTYTGNTTDETKKKKETANPLSALLNSLEAETHEASNKSS, encoded by the coding sequence ATGTCGCAAGACGATACCGAGTATCTTCAGGAGGCGCGAAAGCTGTTTAAGTTTACTGAGCTAGTAATCCAGAAGCACAAGAAGACTGATCTCTTGAAACATTCGCAGCCCTTTAGAAGAGCCCAGATTGAGAATGTTCTTAGAACCAAATACAGGGGTTACATGAGGCAGGTTCATCAGGTAGTAGACCCAAGTACGTCTAAAGCTGATGTTTTATTGTATTCCGGTCGCAAAGATTTGGTTCCATGGGAATCGAAAGCTATAAGAAGCATACGAAAGGATATCTCTTTTGATCGTAAGTACTACGAAATGAACGAAACGGACTGTACAACGGAAGACTGTAAGATTGCTTTGGATGAATACTGTACCAACATTTTAAGTTCCACGGAGTCACTATTGAACACTCTGAACAACTTGACCAATGCTCCAAAAGCTGAATCGTTACAGGTCACCGAATCTGAAATAGCACCAGCGAACATTAACGAAATAGAAATACCAAAAGGTCCACGAGGGACACCACTACAGcgatcttcaacagatgtGTTATCTAAAGTACCCACATCTACATGTACTCAACAGAAGACGAACGGCAATACCGCAGAGGCAGGTACGGACCTGGAGCTTCTTGGAAATAATGGAACATTCCCAAACTCTGCTACGGAAGAAATGAAGAATATGGCTGAACCTAGAAAAGACAGTAAACTTTTTCCTACTGGACCCAGAAAAAGCGCGGATTCATCTGAACATCAGCCTCACATGGCTGCTAACGTCGCAAACTGCCCGATTACGGAAAACTCTGACAGGATAAAAGATCGATATACTGCGGAAGCGGGAAATGTGATGAAAACGAAGCAACGATCCGTTATTGCTCCTAGCCCGATGCAAAGTAACGAGATCAACCCAGTAGAGGTGGAGAACCCGGCAACTGAAAGTAACGAGATCAACCCAGTAGAGATGAAGAACCCGGCAACGGAAAGTAACGAGATCAACCCAGTAGAGGTGAAGAACCCGGCAACGGAAAGCTACGCCGATGTGAAAGTACCCAAAGCTGTTTCAGTTGCAAACAAGGCGACCTCTCCATCATCTAACAACGTAAAAACCACAGAAAAGGATAACGGTGCTTCTACTAATATAGCCAACAATCCAAAGGAAACAAAGAAAGACATAAAGTTTCTTGAGGACGGACTTTTACTTTGTAGGCGTGGGACTATGACAGAACTCTTACGTAGTATATTGTCTGAGAAcagttcaaaaacaaatcGAAAGGAAAAGTCATCAGGAAACCCTACCGTACCAGAAACTCATCCATCCACCGATCATGCAGCCATTGCATCAACAAATACGGTGAATAGTCAGGTATGCAATGGGAGAGACGTGCAGCTGACAACTAATTCTAACAAAAAGAGGGGGTTATCCACCCCCAAAGAAATCAAACTAAccaagaaaatgaaaagtgCTCGCACGCAAGAAAACATGGTAGAAAGCGTTAAAAATAGTACAACAACATTAACAACATTACTAGGGAAACCAGATATTGAACAGGATATAATGCAAGTACCGAAAAACATTGTAAATATGTCAAAACCAAGTTTTGGAACCCCACCGCCGCCACCTCCATCTTACTCCAACAATAAGAAACTTATATCACCAGGTCGTTTACAATCGCTAATTGATACAAAAGACAGGATGATGGAGTGTCACGATTTGAAAAGTGACTTAATAATGATTTCCAACAGTGGGACCTACACAGGAAATACTACCgatgaaacaaaaaagaagaaggagaccGCTAATCCTTTGTCTGCTCTTCTTAATTCCTTGGAAGCAGAAACACACGAGGCTTCTAACAAGAGTAGCTAA
- the PUT1 gene encoding proline dehydrogenase (similar to Saccharomyces cerevisiae PUT1 (YLR142W); ancestral locus Anc_8.348), which yields MLRRGAVRLGSSYSTATANTTAAKVASLASLRTELVYKPTARFYVTKTATKKETQLAVDAGGAATTAGGHSVPRHPAVSGGMADEAMHVHTADSQVPTPSVYDAPIPSAINFLKSVPRKQLLSLFVIGVCSLNKFVLDTCIKVFPFVPVPIIRLLISDLYCGGETMKQVTDCGAQLQKRGISNMMLSLTIEDSEGTKNIDINHIVDETIQSIHQVLRPNLESQLEKCTPEQVNDIAPGYIALKPSALVKDPAQVLLNFNNPEPYWQAQRQVLIDNCSKITEEIYNLNQEFAKKYPNRVSPFFVSTIDAEKFDLQLNGVYDLQRVLMQKFNPVDAPCVSVIGTWQLYLTDSYNHLFHEYKLAKQYGYKLGLKIVRGAYIHSEANRSEVIHPTKEATDKNYDHIMQTVISDMINKGSKSFYGHLVIASHNYHSQLIATNILDTHKSNKFVNANVILGQLLGMADNVTYDLVHTHHVKNIIKYVPWGPANETKDYLLRRLQENGDAVRSDNGWPLIKNIMLSLSGSK from the coding sequence ATGCTAAGAAGAGGAGCTGTGCGTTTGGGCTCGTCTTATAGTACTGCTACTGCTAATACTACCGCTGCTAAAGTAGCGTCGCTGGCCAGTTTGCGGACAGAGCTCGTGTACAAGCCGACCGCCAGATTCTATGTCACCAAGACTGCGACAAAGAAGGAGACGCAGCTCGCAGTGGATGCCGGCGGTGCGGCAACGACTGCGGGTGGGCACAGCGTGCCCAGACACCCAGCAGTGAGTGGTGGGATGGCCGATGAGGCGATGCACGTGCACACTGCGGACTCACAGGTGCCCACTCCCTCCGTTTACGATGCGCCTATCCCGTCTGCCATCAACTTCCTGAAGTCTGTCCCCAGGAAACAGTTGCTGTCGCTGTTCGTGATCGGGGTAtgctctttgaacaagttcgTTTTGGACACTTGtatcaaagtgttcccCTTCGTGCCAGTGCCCATCATTAGGCTCCTGATCTCTGACTTGTACTGTGGCGGGGAGACCATGAAGCAGGTGACGGACTGCGGGGCGCAGTTGCAGAAACGAGGGATATCAAACATGATGCTGTCCCTCACCATAGAGGACTCTGAAGGAACGAAGAACATCGACATCAACCACATCGTCGACGAGACCATACAGTCCATCCACCAAGTGCTGAGACCAAACCTGGAGTCGCAGTTGGAAAAGTGCACCCCAGAGCAAGTCAACGACATAGCCCCAGGTTACATCGCTTTGAAGCCATCCGCACTGGTGAAGGACCCCGCACAGGTGTTGCTGAACTTCAATAACCCGGAACCGTACTGGCAGGCGCAGAGACAGGTTCTCATTGACAACTGCTCCAAGATAACGGAAGAGATATACAACTTGAACCAAGAGTTCGCCAAGAAGTACCCAAACAGAGTCTCCCCCTTTTTTGTCTCCACCATCGACGCGGAGAAGTTCGATTTGCAACTAAACGGTGTTTACGATCTGCAAAGAGTCCTGATGCAGAAATTCAACCCCGTGGACGCTCCCTGTGTCTCCGTGATCGGGACGTGGCAACTCTATCTGACCGATTCGTATAACCACCTGTTCCACGAGTACAAACTCGCAAAGCAGTACGGGTACAAGCTGGGACTCAAGATTGTAAGAGGCGCTTACATCCATTCCGAGGCTAACAGAAGCGAAGTCATCCACCCAACAAAGGAGGCCACCGACAAGAACTATGACCACATAATGCAAACTGTCATAAGCGATATGATAAACAAGGGCTCGAAGTCCTTCTACGGGCATCTAGTCATTGCCTCGCACAACTACCACTCGCAACTGATAGCGACCAACATCCTTGACACCCACAAATCGAACAAATTTGTCAACGCCAACGTGATCTTGGGCCAACTGCTCGGAATGGCAGACAACGTCACTTACGATTTAGTGCATACCCACCACGTCAAGAACATCATCAAGTACGTCCCATGGGGTCCAGCAAACGAAACAAAGGACTACCTGCTCAGGAGACTACAGGAGAACGGCGACGCGGTCAGGTCCGACAACGGCTGGCCTCTGATTAAAAACATCATGCTGTCGTTGAGCGGTAGTAAGTAA